A stretch of Apodemus sylvaticus chromosome 18, mApoSyl1.1, whole genome shotgun sequence DNA encodes these proteins:
- the Rab3a gene encoding ras-related protein Rab-3A, producing the protein MASATDARYGQKESSDQNFDYMFKILIIGNSSVGKTSFLFRYADDSFTPAFVSTVGIDFKVKTIYRNDKRIKLQIWDTAGQERYRTITTAYYRGAMGFILMYDITNEESFNAVQDWSTQIKTYSWDNAQVLLVGNKCDMEDERVVSSERGRQLADHLGFEFFEASAKDNINVKQTFERLVDVICEKMSESLDTADPAVTGAKQGPQLTDQQAPPHQDCAC; encoded by the exons ATGGCATCGGCCACAGACGCTCGCTATGGGCAGAAGGAGTCCTCAGACCAGAACTTCGACTATATGTTCAAGATCCTGATCATTGGGAACAGCAGCGTGGGCAAAACCTCGTTCCTCTTCCGCTACGCAGACGACTCCTTCACGCCGGCCTTTGTCAGCACCGTTGGCATAGACTTCAAGGTCAAAACCATCTACCGCAACGACAAGAGGATCAAGTTGCAGATTTGG GACACAGCAGGGCAGGAGCGGTACCGCACCATCACCACAGCCTATTACCGGGGTGCCATGGGCTTCATCCTGATGTATGACATTACCAACGAGGAGTCCTTCAATGCAGTGCAGGACTG GTCCACACAGATCAAGACTTACTCATGGGACAACGCCCAGGTGCTGCTGGTGGGGAACAAGTGTGACATGGAAGATGAGCGGGTGGTGTCCTCGGAGCGTGGCCGGCAGCTGGCTGACCACCTGG GCTTTGAGTTCTTTGAGGCCAGCGCCAAGGACAACATTAATGTCAAGCAGACCTTTGAACGTCTGGTGGATGTGATCTGTGAGAAGATGTCAGAGTCCCTGGATACTGCAGACCCTGCAGTCACGGGGGCCAAGCAGGGCCCACAGCTCACGGACCAGCAGGCTCCGCCTCACCAGGATTGTGCCTGCTGA
- the Mpv17l2 gene encoding mpv17-like protein 2 isoform X2 has product MASGGWRWARKALAAGRPLFQGRALLATNTLGCGVLMAAGDGARQAWEVRARPGQRFSARRSASMFAVGCSMGPFLHFWYLWLDRLLPASGLRSLPSVMKKVLVDQTVASPILGVWYFLGLGSLEGQTLEESCQELRAKFWDFYKADWCVWPAAQLVNFLFIPSHFRVTYINGLTLGWDTYLSYLKYSAPEPLQTPGCAD; this is encoded by the exons ATGGCTTCGGGAGGCTGGCGCTGGGCTCGCAAGGCGCTGGCTGCGGGGCGCCCGCTGTTCCAGGGCCGCGCGCTGCTCGCCACCAACACGCTGGGCTGCGGCGTGCTCATGGCCGCGGGCGATGGCGCGCGACAGGCCTGGGAAGTGCGCGCGCGGCCTGGACAGAGGTTCAGCGCGCGGCGTTCAG CCAGCATGTTCGCAGTGGGCTGCAGCATGGGACCCTTCCTACACTTCTGGTACCTGTGGTTGGACCGCCTCCTCCCCGCGTCGGGCCTGCGAAGCCTCCCGAGTGTGATGAAGAAGGTGCTAGTGGATCAGACGGTGGCATCTCCCATACTGGGCGTTTGGTACTTCCTGG GCCTTGGCAGCCTGGAGGGTCAGACATTAGAGGAGAGCTGTCAGGAGCTGCGGGCCAAATTCTGGGACTTCTACAAG GCCGACTGGTGTGTGTGGCCAGCTGCCCAGCTGGTGAACTTTCTGTTCATTCCTTCTCATTTCCGAGTCACCTATATCAATGGGCTGACGCTGGGCTGGGACACATACCTGTCCTATCTGAAGTACTCG GCCCCTGAACCTCTTCAGACTCCGGGCTGCGCGGACTGA
- the Mpv17l2 gene encoding mpv17-like protein 2 isoform X1, protein MASGGWRWARKALAAGRPLFQGRALLATNTLGCGVLMAAGDGARQAWEVRARPGQRFSARRSASMFAVGCSMGPFLHFWYLWLDRLLPASGLRSLPSVMKKVLVDQTVASPILGVWYFLGLGSLEGQTLEESCQELRAKFWDFYKADWCVWPAAQLVNFLFIPSHFRVTYINGLTLGWDTYLSYLKYSVSATLWSWGGRGFRPVPV, encoded by the exons ATGGCTTCGGGAGGCTGGCGCTGGGCTCGCAAGGCGCTGGCTGCGGGGCGCCCGCTGTTCCAGGGCCGCGCGCTGCTCGCCACCAACACGCTGGGCTGCGGCGTGCTCATGGCCGCGGGCGATGGCGCGCGACAGGCCTGGGAAGTGCGCGCGCGGCCTGGACAGAGGTTCAGCGCGCGGCGTTCAG CCAGCATGTTCGCAGTGGGCTGCAGCATGGGACCCTTCCTACACTTCTGGTACCTGTGGTTGGACCGCCTCCTCCCCGCGTCGGGCCTGCGAAGCCTCCCGAGTGTGATGAAGAAGGTGCTAGTGGATCAGACGGTGGCATCTCCCATACTGGGCGTTTGGTACTTCCTGG GCCTTGGCAGCCTGGAGGGTCAGACATTAGAGGAGAGCTGTCAGGAGCTGCGGGCCAAATTCTGGGACTTCTACAAG GCCGACTGGTGTGTGTGGCCAGCTGCCCAGCTGGTGAACTTTCTGTTCATTCCTTCTCATTTCCGAGTCACCTATATCAATGGGCTGACGCTGGGCTGGGACACATACCTGTCCTATCTGAAGTACTCGGTGAGCGCAACCCTCTGGAGTTGGGGAGGGCGTGGGTTCCGGCCTGTGCCTGTGTGA